The following proteins are encoded in a genomic region of Brachypodium distachyon strain Bd21 chromosome 1, Brachypodium_distachyon_v3.0, whole genome shotgun sequence:
- the LOC100827128 gene encoding uncharacterized protein LOC100827128 encodes MLGIRVLRGAPPAAPAAPPKSHRCSAATASSPQLAIPAAVSLSLLLWSSPVNAGILSGSTGLESVPPPVMPRLEFLDKWNAENQRKYAENDSRFKSSKVLKELLERSKQNKEKNERQIQDKYCLRGAEWGVGDCSTVGMSDQEREDFIAELRKRTEGQ; translated from the exons ATGCTTGGCATCCGCGTCCTCCGAGGCGCGCCACCGGCGGCCCCCGCGGCACCGCCCAAGAGTCACCGCTGCAGCGCGGCCACGGCGTCCTCCCCGCAGCTGGCCATCCCCGCGGCcgtctcgctctcgctcctcCTCTGGTCCAGCCCAG TGAACGCCGGCATCCTGTCAGGGTCTACCGGGCTGGAGTCGGTCCCGCCCCCCGTGATGCCCCGGCTCGAGTTCTTGGACAAATGGAATG CGGAGAACCAGAGGAAGTACGCCGAGAATGATTCGAGGTTCAAGTCTTCCAAGGTGCTCAAGGAGCTGCTCGAGAGGTCCAAGCAGAACAAAGAGAA gAATGAGAGGCAGATCCAGGACAAATACTGCCTGCGCGGCGCCGAGTGGGGCGTCGGCGACTGCTCGACGGTGGGGATGTCGGACCAGGAGAGGGAGGATTTCATTGCGGAGCTGAGGAAGAGAACTGAGGGGCAGTGA
- the LOC100842174 gene encoding uncharacterized protein At5g01610 has translation MEKALTKLSSFTIPRKAKQELSAIGGDISRLSSTVEEKAKWVFDKLKGKPNKSLSDLLREYNLPPGLFPQNIICYEYDQTSSKLVVHLAKPCEVSFKDSSMIRFAPRVKATLSRGKLSGIEGMKTKVVVWVKVTSVNLESFRSDKVCFIAGVKKLRQKDAYEMPREAISVGEF, from the exons ATGGAGAAGGCTCTCACCAAGCTCAGCAGCTTCACCATCCCCCGGAAGGCCAAGCAGGAGCTCTCCGCCATCGGCGGCGACATCTCG CGTCTCTCTAGCACcgtggaggagaaggcgaaaTGGGTCTTCGATAAGCTCAAAG GCAAACCAAACAAGTCACTCTCTGATCTCCTGCGCGAGTATAACCTCCCCCCGGGCCTCTTCCCTCAGAATATCATCTGCTATGAATACGATCAAACAAGCTCGAAGCTTGTGGTCCACCTGGCCAAGCCCTGCGAGGTGAGCTTCAAGGATTCCTCCATGATAAGGTTCGCTCCTCGTGTCAAGGCAACTCTGTCCCGAGGGAAGCTTTCCGGGATCGAAGGCATGAAGACCAAGGTGGTCGTGTGGGTGAAGGTGACCAGCGTAAACTTGGAGAGCTTCAGGTCAGACAAGGTGTGCTTCATAGCTGGCGTGAAGAAGCTGAGGCAGAAGGATGCTTATGAGATGCCCCGAGAAGCCATCTCGGTAGGGGAGTTctga
- the LOC100841572 gene encoding RNA-binding motif protein, X-linked-like-3, which yields MASYDDEGDSGRRRPPQQQHRPSGGGSGDLAASAKLVAEAAKAALQDHNLGKVDKGRTAEAAADLLHAASLYGKLEGKPMGGYIDKAEEYLHKFGAKEGGSSGGGKHQQGGHGGSGGGSKYQEDEYRKKPSGGGRYEEDDEYRKKPSGGGRYEEDDEYRKKPSGGGRYEEDDEYKKKPSGGGSGYGGGRYEGEDEYKKKPSSGSGGYGGGRYEQEDDYKKPPSGGGGYGGGRYEEDDGYKKKPSAGGYGDGGRYEDEFKKKPTGGHGGGRYEEDDEYKKPSGGRYEEDDYKKKPAHSGGRYEEDEGYKKPSGHGGGRYSKEENEEDNKKKHGGRHDSGKDESEGGGIGDYVKLAQGFMKKQDGEGGSGGGMGDYLKLAEGFLKKR from the coding sequence ATGGCCTCCTACGACGACGAGGGcgactccggccgccgccgcccgccgcagcagcagcaccgccCGTCCGGCGGGGGCAGCGGCGACCTGGCGGCCAGCGCCAAGctggtggcggaggcggccaaggCGGCCCTCCAGGACCACAACCTGGGGAAGGTCGACAAGGGCCGCACCGCCGAAGCCGCCGCTGACCTCCTCCACGCGGCCTCCCTGTACGGCAAGCTCGAGGGCAAGCCCATGGGCGGCTATATCGACAAGGCCGAGGAGTACCTCCACAAGTTCGGAGCCAAGGAGGGGggcagcagcggaggtggTAAGCATCAGCAGGGTGGTCATGGGGGTTCAGGTGGTGGGAGCAAGTACCAGGAGGATGAGTACAGGAAGAAGCCCAGTGGTGGTGGGAGGTATGAAGAGGATGATGAGTACAGGAAGAAGCCTAGTGGTGGCGGGAGGTATGAAGAGGATGATGAGTACAGGAAGAAGCCCAGTGGTGGTGGGAGGTATGAAGAGGATGATGAGTACAAGAAGAAGCCCAGTGGTGGTGGTAGCGGCTATGGAGGGGGGAGGTATGAGGGAGAAGACGAGTACAAGAAGAAGCCTAGCTCTGGTTCTGGAGGCTATGGTGGTGGACGGTATGAGCAGGAAGATGATTATAAGAAGCCTCctagtggtggtggtggctatgGTGGAGGAAGGTATGAAGAGGATGATGGGTATAAGAAGAAGCCTAGTGCTGGTGGATatggagatggaggaagaTATGAAGATGAGTTCAAGAAGAAGCCAACTGGTGGTCATGGTGGAGGGAGGTATGAGGAAGATGACGAGTACAAGAAGCCTAGTGGTGGAAGATATGAAGAAGATGACTACAAGAAGAAGCCTGCGCATTCAGGGGGAAGGTACGAGGAAGATGAGGGGTACAAGAAGCCTAGTGGCCATGGAGGAGGGAGGTATAGTAAGGAGGAGAATGAAGAGgataacaagaaaaaacatggtGGCCGCCATGACAGCGGGAAGGATGAGTCTGAGGGTGGTGGCATTGGAGACTACGTAAAACTTGCGCAAGGTTTCATGAAGAAGCAGGATGGCGAGGGAGGAAGTGGGGGTGGTATGGGGGACTACTTAAAGCTTGCAGAGGGATTCCTGAAGAAGCGTTGA
- the LOC100841269 gene encoding uncharacterized protein LOC100841269 — MAMVPNGLLPNASAGVTRRLDPERWAVAESRTAELIARIQPNAHSEGRRLAVYNYVRRLIMNCLSCEVFTFGSVPLKTYLPDGDIDVTAFSNSEELKDTWANLVRDALEHEEKSENAEFCVKEVQYIQAEVKIIKCLVDNIVVDISFNQVGGLCTLCFLEEVDNLINHSHLFKRSIILVKAWCFYESRILGAHHGLISTYALETLVLYIFHVFNNSFTGPLEVLYRFLEFFGNFDWEKFCLSLWGPVPISSLPDMTAEPPRMDTGELLLGKPFLDNCNQAYGVMPRTQETQGQPFVSKHFNVIDPLRTNNNLGRSVGKGNYFRIRSAFCFGAKKLAKLLECPKEDIITEVNQFFTNTLTRHGSGNRPDAPTPNLVPEHTLKVAPAEASSSHRSAMMPKNKVVKSKLRANQDTLPEGSHGYPEPISQPPQRSDLHSRNSPNIVNPGVAQQLQVYATQPNAKVSEQLERNRSGGSMQSERDRRMPNVLFVNGRNGQNRSPFARTRSSPELTDHSVEGYSRGRRTRVVETEKSVKNDCNSRIPELSSNHSTKSSQDESMPSMNSSSHPSAKAASDSNSVSSSYHEDNGFMVNEELPSVSEALEMQHEEHALVNLMASAKLHGFNGQVQLPMQQIPSHMSVAPLPLLPPAAFPQKHFAGIPPGSPWLNHMQFLQGFAPPPMIHYTHNPTFAQNNDDGNDCEKAVTPDLNLDDGNNQYEYIVQLSRNFNNEGRDTRVHHFDGRNRSSSPNGVSRAPLERQAEYTIEHSGAVEENYAIMFQNQVSRDVSLNVPRSSGNVRTTSQPSSSKSKVPPESSSDEITGQASRDKWGKRPTCAAPVTTTLSISKTGWQSGNSTEHMPTEVDEVTRNGVVIPTIRNEGSDIIAGSISSETSRTSQVPNDFNLSRIGMHNPMFAHILIGSPQQRKADNSGLIFVPTGPPVPFVLPNFPGNSDRSVPQFEGNEGIDQFQNFGSLNDVHQPDTSATSTASSRSVADPSVEHKPDILNSDFVSHWQNLQYGRLCQDARPLAPVLYPFAVPPAYLQGHAPWDGPGRPASPNVNWTPMVGPGQRVFPVMPIQPASERATGITQHYGEHAPRYRGGTGTYLPNPKVPFRDRERHSSSRYYRGSYNSDRGDSSDKEGSWANSRQRNPGRTYGRSQSERSGLRSDRQTADESQFERQRRSHRNDSHRHEAGAQYLVQGQSFGSTNSNRRPGNMAHGVYSSPYIAPNGVGASDQPYFMVYPYEPGANHVSSSEPLEFGSLGPIHMADGGDLPQPTRQVMANGYYGQRHTAFRVSSSHSSPDRPSSPQPRR; from the exons ATGGCGATGGTGCCCAACGGGCTCCTGCCCAATGCGTCGGCGGGGGTGACGAGGCGGCTCGACCCTGAGCGGTGGGCCGTCGCGGAGTCCCGGACCGCCGAGCTCATCGCGCGCATCCAGCCCAACGCCCACTCCGAGGGGCGGAGGCTTGCCGTCTACAACTACGTGCGGCGCCTCATCATGAACTGCCTCTCCTGTGAG GTTTTTACTTTTGGGTCAGTGCCTCTGAAGACATATTTACCAGATGGTGACATTGATGTCACTGCTTTCAGTAATAGTGAGGAATTAAAGGATACCTGGGCAAATCTTGTTCGGGATGCTTTGGAGCATGAAGAGAAAAGTGAAAATGCTGAATTTTGCGTAAAAGAAGTTCAGTATATTCAGGCAGag GTAAAGATTATCAAGTGTCTTGTGGACAACATTGTTGTGGATATCTCATTTAATCAAGTTGGTGGATTGTGCACACTTTGTTTCCTTGAGGAG GTTGACAATTTGATCAATCACAGCCATTTATTCAAGCGGAGTATCATATTAGTAAAGGCATGGTGTTTCTACGAGAGTCGTATTCTTGGAGCTCACCATGGTCTTATATCTACTTACGCATTGGAGACCCTGGTTCTGTACATTTTTCACGTGTTCAACAACAGTTTTACTGGACCACTTGAG GTATTATACCGTTTCTTAGAATTCTTTGGCAACTTTGATTGGGAGAAATTTTGTTTGAGCTTGTGGGGCCCAGTACCTATAAGTTCACTTCCAGACATGACTG CGGAACCCCCACGGATGGACACTGGGGAATTGTTGTTGGGCAAGCCCTTTCTGGATAATTGCAATCAAGCCTATGGAGTTATGCCTCGCACCCAGGAGACCCAGGGTCAACCATTTGTTTCAAAACACTTCAATGTTATTGATCCGTTGCGAACAAACAATAACCTTGGAAGAAGCGTTGGTAAAG GTAATTACTTCAGAATACGCAGTGCCTTCTGTTTTGGCGCGAAAAAGCTGGCAAAGTTACTCGAATGTCCAAAAGAAGATATAATTACTGAAGTGAATCAGTTCTTTACAAATACATTAACAAGACATGGGAGTGGGAATCGTCCTGATGCACCTACACCAAATTTGGTTCCTGAGCATACTCTGAAGGTTGCCCCTGCTGAAGCATCAAGCAGCCACAGAAGTGCAATGATGCCCAAGAATAAGGTTGTAAAGTCTAAACTTCGTGCTAATCAGGATACTCTCCCTGAAGGTTCTCATGGCTATCCTGAACCTATTTCTCAACCACCTCAGAGAAGTGATCTACACTCTCGAAATTCACCAAATATAGTTAATCCTGGTGTTGCTCAACAACTCCAAGTTTATGCGACACAACCCAATGCCAAGGTCTCTGAACAGCTTGAAAGAAACAGGTCTGGTGGATCAATGCAAAGTGAAAGGGATAGGAGAATGCCAAATGTTCTCTTTGTTAATGGCAGAAATGGGCAAAACAGGTCACCGTTTGCGAGAACCCGGTCTAGTCCTGAACTGACAGACCATTCTGTTGAAGGATATTCTCGTGGAAGGCGAACTAGAGTGGTTGAAACGGAAAAGTCTGTGAAGAATGATTGCAATAGCAGAATTCCAGAATTGTCTAGCAACCACAGCACAAAGTCTTCGCAGGATGAGTCAATGCCTTCCATGAACAGTTCATCTCACCCAAGTGCAAAAGCAGCTTCTGACTCAAATAGTGTTTCGAGCAGCTATCATGAAGACAACGGTTTCATGGTTAACGAAGAACTTCCTTCTGTTTCTGAGGCTTTGGAGATGCAGCATGAGGAACATGCACTAGTTAATCTAATGGCATCAGCGAAGTTGCATGGCTTCAATGGACAGGTTCAATTGCCAATGCAGCAAATACCCTCGCATATGTCTGTAGCACCTTTGCCTTTACTGCCTCCAGCAGCATTTCCTCAAAAACATTTTGCCGGAATTCCACCAGGGAGTCCATGGTTGAACCACATGCAGTTCCTCCAAGGATTTGCTCCACCACCTATGATCCATTATACTCACAACCCTACTTTCGCACAAAACAATGATGATGGCAATGATTGTGAAAAGGCTGTCACACCAGATTTAAATCTTGATGACGGCAACAATCAGTATGAGTATATTGTTCAATTGTCTAGAAATTTTAACAATGAAGGAAGGGATACAcgtgtgcatcattttgatggcAGGAACCGTTCCTCTTCACCTAATGGTGTATCTCGTGCCCCCTTAGAAAGGCAGGCAGAATATACTATTGAGCATAGTGGAGCAGTAGAAGAAAATTATGCCATCATGTTTCAAAACCAAGTAAGTAGAGATGTCAGTTTAAATGTCCCCAGGAGTAGTGGAAATGTGAGAACTACTTCACAACCCAGTtcctccaaaagcaaagttccGCCAGAGAGTTCATCGGATGAAATAACTGGACAAGCATCGAGGGATAAATGGGGGAAAAGGCCTACCTGTGCAGCACCTGTCACAACCACACTTAGCATAAGTAAGACTGGTTGGCAGTCAGGAAATAGTACTGAGCATATGCCAACAGAAGTTGATGAAGTCACCAGGAATGGTGTTGTAATACCAACCATTAGGAATGAAGGCTCTGACATAATAGCAGGGTCTATCTCATCAGAAACATCAAGAACTAGTCAAGTACCAAATGATTTTAACTTGTCACGGATTGGCATGCATAATCCAATGTTTGCACATATCCTTATTGGTTCCCCTCAGCAGAGGAAAGCTGATAACTCTGGACTGATCTTTGTCCCAACAGGTCCACCGGTTCCTTTTGTCCTCCCAAATTTTCCTGGCAATAGTGATCGCTCTGTGCCACAGTTTGAGGGCAATGAAGGAATTGATcagtttcaaaattttggttcACTCAATGATGTTCACCAACCTGATACCAGTGCCACCTCAACAGCATCATCCAGGAGTGTAGCTGATCCATCTGTGGAGCACAAGCCTGACATCTTGAACAGTGATTTTGTTAGCCATTGGCAGAATTTACAATATGGACGACTATGCCAAGATGCACGCCCCCTGGCTCCTGTATTATACCCTTTTGCGGTTCCTCCAGCATACTTGCAGGGCCATGCTCCATGGGATGGGCCTGGAAGACCAGCTTCACCAAATGTTAACTGGACACCAATGGTGGGTCCTGGTCAACGAGTTTTTCCTGTGATGCCAATACAGCCTGCTTCAGAAAGAGCAACTGGCATTACTCAGCACTATGGGGAGCATGCACCCAGATACCGTGGTGGGACAGGAACTTACTTGCCAAATCCT AAGGTTCCGTTTAGGGACCGAGAGCGGCACTCAAGTTCAAGATACTACAGAGGAAGTTATAATAGTGACAGGGGTGACAGTAGTGACAAGGAAGGAAGTTGGGCAAACTCAAGACAACGAAATCCTGGCCGTACCTATGGACGCAGCCAATCAGAGAGGTCGGGCCTGAGGTCTGATAGGCAGACGGCAGATGAAAGTCAATTTGAGAGGCAGCGGCGATCGCATAGAAATGACTCTCACAGGCATGAGGCTGGGGCTCAATATCTTGTACAGGGCCAATCTTTTGGATCCACCAACTCCAATCGCAGACCAGGGAACATGGCACATGGTGTTTATTCATCACCATATATAGCTCCAAATGGTGTTGGTGCTTCAGATCAACCGTATTTCATGGTGTACCCATACGAACCAGGTGCAAATCATGTTTCTTCCTCTGAACCACTTGAATTTGGCTCACTGGGGCCTATCCATATGGCTGATGGTGGTGATCTACCACAGCCCACTCGTCAAGTAATGGCTAATGGCTATTATGGGCAAAGGCATACTGCATTTAGGGTTAGTTCCTCTCATTCATCTCCTGATCGACCGTCCTCACCCCAACCTCGCAG GTAG